The proteins below are encoded in one region of Syntrophotalea carbinolica DSM 2380:
- a CDS encoding phenylacetate--CoA ligase family protein, which translates to MLWNEEFETLPREAIESLQLKRLQHTLERVYATVPFYRNAFQKAGVTPDKIKSLADLQRLPFTLKQDMRDNYPYGLFAVPLERIVRIHASSGTTGKPTVVGYTRRDIEIWSELMARSFGAAGVGRGDVIHNAYGYGLFTGGLGAHYGAEKLGAAVIPMSGGNSKKQIMIMQDFGSTVLTCTPSYSLYLAEIAAEQNIDIKSFPLRVGIMGAEPWSESIRKEIEEKLNIKAIDIYGLSEILGPGVAIECIEAQHGLHIWEDHFIAEIINPDTGEVLPPGEQGELVITTITKEGIPMIRYRTRDITRLIVEPCCCGRTHRRLERMSGRSDDMLIIRGVNVFPSQIESVLMGIEGVEPHYQLIVSREENLDTLEVQVEVNEGTFSDAIKPLQDLSSRIRKEIKELLGITCKVRLVEPKTLARSEGKAKRVIDQRPK; encoded by the coding sequence ATGCTCTGGAACGAGGAATTTGAAACCCTTCCGCGTGAAGCCATAGAGTCGCTGCAACTTAAACGATTGCAACATACTCTGGAACGCGTTTACGCTACGGTGCCCTTTTATCGCAATGCCTTCCAAAAGGCGGGGGTAACACCCGATAAAATAAAATCGCTTGCGGATCTGCAGCGCCTGCCGTTCACCTTGAAACAGGACATGCGCGACAATTATCCTTACGGGCTCTTTGCCGTACCCCTGGAACGCATCGTGCGGATTCACGCGTCCTCCGGGACAACCGGCAAACCGACCGTGGTCGGTTATACCCGGCGCGATATCGAAATCTGGTCCGAGTTGATGGCCCGGTCATTCGGGGCCGCGGGCGTCGGACGCGGGGATGTCATTCATAATGCCTATGGTTATGGTCTTTTTACCGGGGGATTGGGAGCGCATTACGGTGCCGAAAAACTTGGCGCGGCGGTTATCCCCATGTCGGGTGGCAACAGCAAGAAACAGATCATGATTATGCAGGATTTCGGTTCCACGGTTTTGACCTGCACCCCGTCCTACAGTCTGTATCTTGCCGAGATCGCAGCCGAACAAAATATCGACATCAAAAGTTTTCCCTTGCGAGTCGGTATCATGGGTGCGGAGCCCTGGAGTGAGTCGATCCGGAAGGAGATCGAGGAAAAGCTTAATATCAAGGCCATCGATATTTACGGATTGTCCGAAATTCTCGGCCCCGGCGTGGCCATCGAATGCATTGAAGCGCAGCATGGCTTGCACATCTGGGAAGATCATTTTATCGCCGAGATTATCAATCCCGATACCGGCGAGGTATTGCCACCGGGAGAGCAGGGCGAGTTGGTGATTACCACGATAACCAAGGAAGGCATCCCCATGATCCGCTATCGGACAAGGGATATCACCCGGTTAATTGTGGAGCCGTGCTGTTGCGGACGTACGCACCGTCGTCTGGAACGCATGAGTGGCCGCAGCGACGATATGCTCATCATTCGCGGGGTGAATGTTTTCCCCTCGCAGATTGAAAGCGTTCTGATGGGGATCGAAGGGGTTGAGCCTCATTATCAGCTGATCGTCAGTCGGGAGGAAAATCTCGATACGCTGGAAGTTCAGGTAGAAGTCAACGAGGGGACCTTTTCGGATGCCATCAAACCCCTTCAGGATCTGTCCAGCCGGATACGCAAGGAAATTAAAGAACTTCTTGGCATTACATGCAAAGTTCGCCTGGTTGAGCCCAAAACCCTGGCGCGGTCAGAGGGAAAAGCCAAGCGCGTTATTGATCAACGTCCCAAGTAA
- a CDS encoding DUF1722 domain-containing protein, producing the protein MPGEACKKNSPKRFLPSQIANLVNTSGYFKRPFSIDEKQEVQKLFSQYRHGMIPLNVQIKLLNYLCA; encoded by the coding sequence GTGCCGGGAGAGGCTTGCAAGAAAAATTCCCCGAAGCGATTTTTACCTTCCCAAATTGCCAATCTCGTTAATACTTCCGGTTACTTTAAGAGGCCGTTTTCTATCGATGAAAAGCAGGAGGTGCAGAAACTTTTCAGCCAGTACCGGCACGGCATGATCCCCTTGAACGTGCAGATCAAACTTCTGAACTACTTATGTGCGTAA
- the iorA gene encoding indolepyruvate ferredoxin oxidoreductase subunit alpha: protein MKRTMLSGNEAIARGAFEAGVKVASAYPGTPSTEILENITRYPTVDASWAPNEKVALEVGIGASFGGGRALVAMKHVGVNVAADPLFTLSYTGVRGGLVLVTADDPELHSSQNEQDNRNYAKFAKMPMFEPADSQEALDFTRLALEVSEQFDTPVFLRSTTRISHSKSVVEIGEPVTSLPDTSIKKDPAKFVMLPGNARKRHVVIEDRLHRMEEWACQQPFNRIEIGEGKIGVITSGVSYLYAKETLPEADILKLGMVYPLPKQLIRDFASRYDTLYVIEELDPFIEEQVRAMGIAVHGKDILPICGELTPGRLKKALTGKEDVPFHAPQEPLPNRPPNMCPGCPHRSVFLTLNRLKAFVTGDIGCYTLGFMEPLSAMDTCICMGASIGNATGMAKVLNAEEAQRIVAVIGDSTFLHTGINGLMDMVYNNSKATVLILDNRTTAMTGRQENPGSGYTLAGDPSYRIDIEALCRSVGVKNVTVVDPYDIDHTRTVIKAEMERPEVSVVIARRACMLVKRDPVKRQAALKVDAEKCTGCKACLQLGCPAIEWQPDAGDKGKAVINPLLCCGCGLCPQMCHFDAIGGHSEG, encoded by the coding sequence ATGAAACGCACCATGTTATCTGGAAACGAGGCGATTGCTCGAGGAGCTTTCGAGGCCGGCGTTAAGGTTGCTTCTGCTTACCCCGGTACTCCGAGCACCGAGATCCTTGAAAACATTACCCGGTATCCGACCGTCGATGCATCCTGGGCACCCAATGAAAAGGTGGCGCTCGAGGTCGGTATCGGAGCTTCCTTTGGCGGGGGTCGTGCACTTGTCGCTATGAAGCATGTAGGTGTGAATGTCGCAGCCGATCCGCTTTTTACGTTGTCGTATACGGGGGTCCGTGGCGGGCTGGTGCTGGTGACGGCCGATGATCCGGAACTGCATTCTTCACAGAATGAACAGGACAACCGTAACTATGCCAAGTTTGCCAAAATGCCTATGTTCGAGCCGGCAGACAGCCAGGAAGCCCTTGATTTCACGCGTCTGGCACTGGAAGTCAGCGAGCAATTCGATACGCCTGTTTTTCTGCGTTCCACCACACGTATATCCCATTCCAAGTCGGTGGTTGAAATTGGCGAACCGGTAACCTCGCTGCCGGATACATCGATTAAAAAAGATCCCGCCAAATTCGTCATGCTACCCGGTAATGCCCGCAAACGACATGTGGTTATCGAAGATCGCCTGCACCGCATGGAGGAATGGGCCTGCCAGCAACCTTTTAACCGCATCGAGATCGGAGAGGGCAAAATCGGGGTTATAACCAGCGGCGTTTCTTATCTGTATGCCAAAGAGACTCTGCCGGAAGCGGATATTCTCAAACTCGGGATGGTGTACCCCTTGCCTAAACAGTTGATTCGGGATTTTGCCAGCCGTTACGATACCCTGTATGTGATCGAGGAACTGGATCCGTTTATCGAAGAACAGGTTCGTGCCATGGGTATTGCGGTACATGGCAAAGATATCCTGCCCATCTGTGGCGAGCTCACCCCCGGACGCTTGAAAAAGGCTTTAACCGGGAAAGAAGACGTACCGTTTCATGCTCCCCAGGAACCTTTGCCCAACCGGCCGCCTAACATGTGCCCCGGTTGTCCTCACCGCAGTGTGTTTTTGACTCTTAATCGCCTCAAGGCATTTGTAACAGGCGACATAGGTTGCTATACCCTCGGTTTTATGGAACCCCTGTCGGCCATGGATACCTGCATTTGCATGGGCGCCAGTATCGGTAACGCTACCGGCATGGCCAAGGTACTCAATGCCGAGGAGGCCCAGCGCATTGTGGCGGTTATCGGGGATTCGACGTTCCTTCACACCGGGATTAACGGTCTGATGGATATGGTCTATAACAATTCCAAAGCAACCGTTCTCATTCTGGACAATCGTACTACTGCCATGACCGGTCGTCAGGAAAACCCCGGCTCCGGTTATACTCTGGCAGGCGATCCATCCTACCGCATTGATATTGAAGCGCTCTGCCGTAGCGTCGGGGTAAAGAATGTCACCGTGGTAGATCCCTACGATATCGATCATACGCGTACCGTGATCAAGGCCGAAATGGAGCGCCCGGAGGTTTCCGTGGTCATCGCCCGCCGTGCCTGTATGCTGGTTAAACGCGATCCTGTGAAGAGACAGGCTGCGCTTAAAGTGGACGCTGAAAAGTGTACCGGGTGCAAGGCCTGCCTTCAACTTGGATGCCCTGCCATCGAATGGCAGCCTGACGCCGGGGACAAGGGGAAAGCCGTGATCAATCCCTTGTTATGCTGCGGCTGCGGTTTGTGCCCGCAGATGTGTCATTTTGATGCCATAGGAGGCCACAGTGAAGGATAA
- a CDS encoding flavin-binding protein has protein sequence MTAVILCDCSEDDLGEYILLKCLCDEISVSHEIQWVDVAALNIATCKKCHRCRPHGDCVLPEDDAHRVGRMVFAADALVVGLSTTPDALGGRFVHLLERISASLNFKNNKGETCPWHHGRSAVVVCSEKKTPHASINQVSNRPADCYLLKTLSAGGFDLIGLVSSYNHYSTCIDDLPIEKARALGRSLSNAKPI, from the coding sequence ATGACCGCTGTTATCCTGTGCGATTGCTCTGAAGATGACTTGGGAGAATATATTCTGCTCAAGTGCCTATGCGATGAGATTTCAGTGTCTCATGAGATCCAATGGGTAGATGTGGCCGCATTGAATATTGCCACCTGCAAAAAGTGCCACAGGTGCCGTCCGCATGGAGACTGTGTTCTGCCTGAAGATGATGCACACCGGGTTGGTCGTATGGTCTTTGCGGCCGATGCGCTGGTGGTAGGATTAAGTACGACTCCGGATGCCCTGGGTGGGAGGTTCGTTCACTTGCTCGAGCGCATTTCCGCATCTCTTAATTTTAAAAATAACAAAGGGGAAACCTGCCCTTGGCATCATGGCAGGTCGGCTGTTGTGGTGTGCTCGGAGAAAAAAACGCCTCATGCTTCTATAAACCAGGTAAGCAATCGCCCTGCGGATTGCTATCTGTTAAAAACTTTAAGTGCTGGCGGGTTTGATTTGATCGGTCTGGTATCTTCTTATAATCATTATTCCACCTGCATTGACGATCTTCCTATAGAGAAAGCCCGTGCCTTGGGTCGAAGTTTGTCTAACGCTAAACCAATATAA
- a CDS encoding pyridoxal phosphate-dependent aminotransferase has translation MYPALNPLVLSLKESATLAINLKALEMRRQGKEVFHFGFGQSPFPVPEPLQQALRSNVDKKDYLPTRGLPELCQAVAGFYQQEFGYEFAAENVCIGPGSKELIFQTIYLMEGPLLVPAPSWVSYGPQAALRGKEIVPIPTRRDNGYRLQPEELDRACNRLGQCQKLLILNNPNNPTGAFYRKSEIEEMAAICRAYQVVVISDEIYAMLNFTDRPHCSIAQYYPEGTIVTGGLSKSFAAGGYRLGVMLVPHGLQLVLEALKSVISETFSAVSAPIQYAALEAYGNFETVRPFVQRTNEIHRWACEYLHRRFTGMGLNCPRPEGAFYLFPDFQNQREALRKQGIFTGRQLCDLLLEQARVAVLPGSDFYLGATELGVRVAGVDYDGAAALKAWPGFEQINDVLAERLFPRLVGGCDRLEQFLSEL, from the coding sequence ATGTATCCGGCCCTCAATCCGTTGGTGCTTAGCCTCAAGGAATCCGCCACCCTGGCCATCAATCTCAAGGCCCTCGAGATGCGCCGCCAGGGCAAGGAAGTGTTTCATTTCGGCTTCGGTCAGTCTCCTTTTCCGGTACCTGAACCGCTGCAGCAGGCCCTGCGGTCCAATGTTGATAAAAAAGATTACCTGCCGACCCGAGGCTTGCCCGAGCTATGCCAGGCTGTAGCCGGCTTTTACCAACAGGAGTTCGGTTATGAATTTGCGGCGGAAAACGTCTGCATCGGCCCCGGTAGCAAAGAACTGATTTTTCAGACCATATACCTCATGGAAGGACCGCTCCTGGTACCGGCTCCAAGCTGGGTCAGCTACGGCCCTCAGGCGGCATTGCGAGGCAAAGAGATCGTACCCATCCCGACCCGGCGCGACAACGGCTACCGGTTACAACCCGAAGAACTCGATCGGGCCTGCAACCGCCTCGGCCAGTGCCAGAAGCTGCTTATACTCAATAACCCCAACAACCCTACCGGCGCCTTCTATCGTAAAAGCGAAATCGAAGAAATGGCCGCGATCTGCCGCGCCTATCAGGTGGTGGTCATCTCCGATGAAATCTATGCCATGCTCAATTTCACGGATCGGCCTCATTGCAGCATCGCCCAATACTATCCAGAAGGGACCATCGTAACAGGCGGCCTGTCCAAGTCCTTTGCTGCCGGCGGTTACCGACTCGGAGTGATGCTGGTTCCACACGGGCTACAACTGGTGCTTGAAGCCCTCAAATCGGTGATCAGCGAAACCTTCAGCGCCGTTTCCGCACCAATCCAATACGCCGCCCTTGAAGCCTACGGCAATTTCGAAACAGTGCGACCGTTTGTGCAACGCACCAATGAAATTCATCGCTGGGCGTGCGAATATCTGCATCGGCGTTTTACCGGCATGGGGCTTAACTGCCCGCGTCCGGAAGGTGCGTTTTACCTCTTCCCCGATTTTCAGAATCAGCGCGAGGCTCTGCGCAAGCAGGGGATATTCACTGGCCGCCAGTTATGCGATCTACTGCTCGAACAGGCCCGTGTGGCAGTATTGCCGGGATCCGATTTTTATCTGGGCGCAACCGAGCTCGGAGTACGGGTCGCCGGCGTCGATTACGACGGAGCCGCCGCCCTGAAGGCCTGGCCCGGTTTCGAGCAAATCAACGACGTTCTGGCAGAACGGCTCTTTCCGCGCCTGGTTGGTGGCTGCGACCGTCTGGAACAGTTTCTCTCTGAGTTGTAA
- the dut gene encoding dUTP diphosphatase, producing MKTITIKVKRLHSKAMLPAYMSPHAAGMDLYACPDGEVVVKPGCRTIVPTGIALAIPVGYEGQVRPRSGLALHHGVTLVNTPGTIDADYRGELGIIIINHGDEDFVVSPGDRIAQLVIAPVHRAVLETVEELDETDRNEGGFGHTGF from the coding sequence ATGAAAACCATTACAATTAAAGTTAAAAGATTGCATTCAAAGGCAATGTTGCCAGCCTACATGAGTCCGCATGCCGCCGGTATGGATCTCTATGCGTGCCCGGATGGCGAAGTCGTGGTTAAACCCGGTTGCAGGACTATCGTCCCCACAGGTATCGCCCTGGCTATCCCTGTCGGATACGAAGGGCAGGTGCGACCGCGCTCGGGGCTCGCTCTGCATCACGGCGTTACCCTGGTCAATACGCCCGGCACCATCGATGCTGACTATCGCGGAGAATTGGGTATCATTATTATCAACCATGGCGATGAGGATTTTGTTGTGTCGCCCGGCGATAGAATAGCTCAGTTGGTCATAGCCCCGGTTCATCGAGCCGTCCTTGAAACGGTTGAAGAACTGGACGAAACGGATCGCAATGAAGGTGGCTTCGGTCATACCGGTTTTTAA
- a CDS encoding indolepyruvate oxidoreductase subunit beta → MKDKVTNVLISGVGGQGILLASEVLSEVLMLAGYDVKKNEIHGMAQRGGSVVSHIRFGTKVYSSIIPEGEGDILLGFELLETYRYLPLLRKGAKIIVNDLKILPPPVTLGKETYPDNVQAKIQQAFPDTLLVKGADLAKQVGNPRTVNMALLGAMSGALPIDNQLWTDTLRCMVPERFLEANLEAFTLGSRAALACS, encoded by the coding sequence GTGAAGGATAAAGTAACCAACGTTCTTATCTCCGGAGTGGGCGGGCAGGGTATCCTGTTGGCCAGCGAAGTTCTTTCCGAGGTGCTTATGTTGGCCGGATACGATGTTAAAAAAAATGAAATTCATGGTATGGCACAGCGCGGTGGCAGTGTCGTGTCCCACATTCGTTTCGGCACCAAGGTATATTCCTCCATCATCCCCGAGGGGGAAGGGGATATTCTGTTAGGCTTCGAGTTGCTCGAAACCTATCGTTATTTGCCCCTGCTACGCAAAGGTGCCAAGATTATAGTCAATGATCTCAAGATCTTGCCGCCACCGGTTACTCTTGGAAAAGAGACTTACCCGGATAACGTTCAAGCAAAAATCCAACAGGCTTTCCCGGATACGTTGCTGGTAAAGGGCGCAGATCTGGCAAAGCAGGTCGGCAATCCGCGCACGGTCAATATGGCTTTACTGGGTGCCATGTCCGGTGCTTTGCCTATAGATAATCAACTTTGGACTGATACGCTACGTTGCATGGTGCCCGAACGGTTCCTGGAGGCGAACCTCGAGGCCTTCACGTTGGGCAGCCGTGCCGCGCTCGCTTGCAGTTAA
- a CDS encoding pppGpp 5'-phosphohydrolase and exopolyphosphatase — protein sequence MLAGVDVGSNTVRLLLGEVCHGIIKPVRYVRHITRLAGNYDPRVGLARQSMDHTFNALLDLQNIIAQAGVEQVRVVGTEALRRAPNADEFVSRVQDHAGIRLEIIDGEEEARLSCAGMIAALAPPPESCLMFDIGGGSTELIFSHKEKVLFKKSYPLGVVELCEMYPEDVAQQRYISKIFSLAVADLKKSSHFEHAMASDTLLVGTAGTVTSLAAMKLRMIDYDGLRINNQVLFHAELTAMLKSLSPMSVEQREQLAGLEKGRGDLIVPGLRITLALLDVFGKNMTKVSDFGLLEGVLLQMASRQFVS from the coding sequence ATGCTGGCGGGGGTCGATGTCGGATCAAATACGGTGCGTCTCCTTTTGGGAGAGGTCTGCCACGGTATCATCAAGCCGGTTCGGTATGTACGCCATATTACGCGCCTGGCCGGAAACTATGATCCCCGTGTCGGTCTAGCCAGGCAAAGCATGGATCATACTTTCAACGCTTTGCTGGATCTGCAGAATATCATTGCACAAGCCGGCGTAGAGCAGGTACGCGTTGTCGGTACCGAGGCGCTGCGCCGTGCTCCCAATGCCGATGAATTCGTTAGCCGGGTGCAGGACCATGCAGGCATCCGACTGGAGATTATCGACGGCGAGGAAGAGGCGCGATTGAGTTGCGCCGGTATGATTGCCGCTCTCGCTCCGCCACCGGAAAGCTGCCTGATGTTCGATATCGGCGGGGGCAGTACCGAATTGATTTTCAGCCATAAAGAGAAGGTTTTATTCAAAAAAAGCTATCCTCTTGGCGTTGTGGAACTGTGTGAAATGTATCCGGAGGACGTTGCACAGCAACGGTACATATCGAAAATTTTTTCACTTGCCGTTGCCGATCTGAAAAAATCCTCCCACTTTGAGCACGCCATGGCTTCCGATACTCTGCTGGTCGGCACCGCCGGTACCGTAACATCGCTGGCAGCCATGAAATTGCGTATGATCGACTACGATGGTCTGCGCATCAATAATCAGGTTCTATTTCATGCGGAACTGACCGCGATGCTGAAATCTCTTTCTCCCATGTCTGTCGAACAACGGGAACAGTTGGCAGGACTCGAAAAGGGGAGGGGAGATCTTATCGTTCCGGGCCTTCGCATTACTCTGGCGCTGCTTGATGTTTTCGGGAAAAATATGACGAAGGTCAGTGATTTCGGTTTACTGGAGGGGGTCCTGTTGCAGATGGCTTCCCGGCAATTCGTTTCATGA
- a CDS encoding ACT domain-containing protein, with protein sequence MKVQQISIFIENIPGRLAEVTTVLGKSGVNIRALSLADTTDFGVLRLIVDKIDLAKKVLAEHEFTVTKTDVVAVEVPDRPLGLAEILNQLDIAQITVEYLYAFVERRGENAVIIFRFDNADDAIKVLQDNGIRILSGENVYNV encoded by the coding sequence ATGAAGGTTCAGCAGATTTCCATTTTTATTGAAAATATCCCCGGTCGTCTTGCTGAGGTAACCACGGTGCTTGGGAAGTCGGGGGTCAATATCCGGGCCTTGTCCTTGGCAGATACTACCGATTTCGGCGTTTTGCGTCTCATCGTGGACAAAATTGATTTGGCGAAGAAGGTTCTCGCCGAACATGAATTTACAGTCACCAAAACCGATGTCGTGGCGGTAGAGGTTCCCGATCGGCCTTTGGGGCTGGCGGAAATACTTAATCAGCTCGATATAGCCCAGATAACCGTCGAATACCTCTATGCATTCGTGGAACGCAGAGGGGAAAATGCCGTCATCATTTTCCGCTTCGACAATGCTGACGATGCCATTAAGGTGTTGCAGGATAACGGCATCAGAATTCTGTCGGGAGAAAATGTCTACAACGTCTAG
- a CDS encoding Na/Pi cotransporter family protein: MLDFFNQATIFGLMGGLGLFLFGMKIMSEGLQKVAGDRMRKILAALTNNRLIGTFVGLAVTAIIQSSSATTVMVIGFVNAGLMTLVQAIGVVLGANIGTTVTAQLLALKITHFALPAIGIGTGLKLFARSKKWIYGGEILLGFGILFFGLATMKGAFDPLKGSTAFHDFFLMVGDNYLLAIASGALLTIAVQSSSATIGITMALASSGLLAFDVSVALILGENIGTTITANLAAIGTNLAARRTALAHLLFNVLGVLVILLIFPVFLHLVDSLTPGDPNFVIRGTADAATFGAAIGDKPNIAWHIANAHSLFNIVNTLLFLPLIGLLAKLACLMLPGKDEMMEFHLKYIDNRVLNTPPIALGQARSETKRMAHITLEMLDGTMAFFRDGNEKHLTALDKQEEIVDLLQKEITDFLVNLSQKSITQDMSRDVASMMHIVNDLERVGDHCESLWKLAGRLRDLRQALSPVAVQEIEELSQKTRDFLAFVIDAFDRGDTTIKSKSSFMVGVVDDLEDTLRNNHISRLNTGECSVQQGLIYIDMLHGFSKIGSHAFNVSKAVIGDK; encoded by the coding sequence ATGCTGGATTTTTTCAATCAGGCTACCATCTTTGGACTCATGGGTGGCCTGGGACTGTTTTTGTTCGGCATGAAAATTATGTCGGAGGGGCTGCAAAAGGTCGCCGGCGACCGGATGCGCAAAATTCTTGCGGCCTTGACCAACAACCGGTTGATCGGAACCTTCGTCGGTCTGGCCGTTACGGCCATCATTCAGTCGTCCAGTGCTACGACTGTCATGGTTATCGGGTTCGTCAATGCCGGTTTGATGACCCTGGTGCAGGCTATTGGCGTCGTTCTTGGTGCCAATATCGGAACAACCGTTACAGCGCAGCTTCTTGCGCTTAAAATTACCCATTTTGCATTGCCGGCCATCGGCATCGGTACCGGTCTCAAGCTTTTTGCCCGCAGCAAGAAATGGATCTACGGTGGGGAAATTCTGCTTGGCTTCGGTATTCTGTTTTTTGGCTTAGCCACCATGAAAGGGGCGTTTGATCCTCTCAAAGGCAGCACTGCCTTCCATGACTTTTTCCTTATGGTCGGCGACAACTATCTGCTGGCTATCGCTTCAGGAGCGTTGCTTACTATTGCGGTGCAAAGCAGCAGTGCCACCATCGGCATTACCATGGCTCTGGCCAGCAGTGGGTTGCTTGCTTTCGATGTCAGCGTGGCCCTTATCTTAGGCGAAAACATCGGTACCACCATTACCGCCAATCTGGCTGCCATTGGAACCAACCTGGCCGCGCGACGTACCGCCTTGGCTCATCTACTGTTCAATGTTCTGGGAGTCCTGGTTATTCTTCTTATCTTCCCGGTGTTTTTGCACCTGGTCGACAGCCTGACGCCTGGCGACCCCAACTTCGTGATTCGCGGTACTGCGGATGCAGCTACCTTTGGCGCGGCCATTGGAGATAAACCCAATATTGCCTGGCATATCGCGAATGCGCACAGTCTTTTCAATATCGTCAATACTTTGCTCTTTCTACCCCTTATCGGGCTGCTGGCCAAACTCGCTTGCCTGATGCTACCCGGTAAGGATGAGATGATGGAATTTCATCTGAAATATATCGACAATCGCGTGCTCAATACCCCGCCAATTGCTCTTGGCCAGGCACGTTCCGAAACCAAACGGATGGCCCATATCACCCTTGAAATGCTGGATGGAACCATGGCCTTTTTCCGTGACGGCAACGAAAAACATCTTACGGCGCTTGATAAACAAGAAGAAATCGTGGATCTGCTGCAAAAAGAGATCACAGATTTCCTTGTCAATCTATCCCAAAAATCCATCACCCAGGACATGTCACGCGACGTAGCTTCCATGATGCATATTGTCAACGACCTCGAACGGGTAGGCGATCACTGCGAATCATTGTGGAAACTTGCAGGCAGACTCCGTGATTTGCGTCAGGCTCTGTCCCCCGTGGCTGTCCAGGAAATCGAAGAGCTTTCTCAAAAAACCAGGGACTTTCTGGCTTTTGTTATCGATGCCTTCGATCGCGGAGATACCACCATAAAATCAAAATCGAGCTTTATGGTCGGGGTGGTGGACGATCTGGAAGACACCCTCAGGAACAATCACATTTCGCGACTGAATACAGGGGAATGTTCTGTCCAGCAGGGTCTCATTTATATCGATATGCTGCATGGTTTTTCCAAAATCGGCAGTCATGCCTTTAATGTCAGCAAAGCTGTCATCGGGGATAAATAA
- a CDS encoding L-threonylcarbamoyladenylate synthase: MILTINPETPQKRLISRVVECIKQGGIVAYPTDTIYGLGCDIFNRKGIKRIYQIKERVHRKPFSFICADLSDVANYAQVSNFAFKIMKRYLPGPYTFVLEATRVVPDLLVTKQKTVGIRIPSNPISLAIVRELGHPLVTTSANLSGEEPCCDPSLIEEELGKQINMVVDGGIIKGEASTVISLIDDNIEVLRQGAGDISWIHQL, translated from the coding sequence ATGATACTTACCATTAATCCCGAAACGCCGCAAAAACGTCTGATCAGTCGCGTTGTGGAGTGCATCAAGCAGGGTGGAATCGTTGCATATCCCACGGATACCATTTACGGCCTGGGGTGCGATATCTTCAACCGCAAGGGCATTAAGAGGATTTACCAGATCAAGGAGCGTGTCCATCGTAAGCCTTTCTCCTTTATCTGCGCCGATCTCTCCGATGTAGCGAATTACGCACAGGTCAGTAATTTCGCTTTCAAAATTATGAAACGCTATCTTCCCGGCCCCTATACTTTCGTGCTCGAGGCGACTCGCGTGGTCCCGGATCTTTTGGTGACCAAGCAAAAAACCGTGGGTATCCGGATTCCCTCCAATCCTATTTCACTGGCTATCGTAAGGGAGTTGGGGCACCCCCTTGTAACCACCAGTGCCAACCTTTCCGGTGAAGAGCCCTGTTGCGATCCTTCCCTCATCGAGGAAGAACTGGGTAAGCAGATCAATATGGTCGTCGATGGCGGCATTATCAAGGGCGAGGCATCAACGGTCATCAGCCTGATCGACGATAATATTGAAGTGCTACGCCAGGGAGCCGGGGATATCAGCTGGATTCATCAACTGTAA